One region of Chitinophaga varians genomic DNA includes:
- a CDS encoding SusC/RagA family TonB-linked outer membrane protein: MVFNIHTRSNTDTFRPGILRLSLTAALSLFLLLLCHSRALASTDTLRVTGTVTDSTGTPMPGVLVKVNGSSQATTTDATGHFVLKQVPAGATILFSMMGYLPQEIKAGSQPLYIRLRPGVRQLDEVIVTDGYRVTTRAANTSAIGTISGQALENKPFSTVMQSMQGKIAGLSAPLTSGQPGANVNIRIRGVGSLSLSSDPLIVVDGMIVNSGQLSGAVTTSNALAGINQNDIESIDVLKDAAATALYGSRGSTGVIVITTKRGRTGKTQVRADAEGGIASQIPLPHAGRPLNAAQYAELFRESLRNSGYTDAQTNDLADKYGLNSGKSNDWYDLVTRTGRQQQYNVSLNSGTEKTKLFASAGYFNQQATTIGADFKRVSGLINFDHQINKRFSLSAGVNISNVDQNTPYSTQYSGNPTWAARALRPYQLAYNADGSINTSTAGNTNFPGIYNPLWIAKNDSKRLSETRMLGNAKLKWNIWDKLVYTSYFSIDYNTLEETIFLNPVMGDGVSAGGTSKNYYSRYTNWLTRNQLDYRYDIPGYDNFYVTASVGYEAQKSKKYLLAAVGSGFPSAHEDLTALSNAATATGAYGQFSNYAFTSLYSSAGINYRNKYALNGSYRRDGSSRFPPNNRNAGFYSIGGTWNVHEENFFQQQQILSSLKIRSSYGTTGNANLGNYDWMPQANYSSSYSYAGYNGSQYSIIGNTDLRWETSKKFDAGVDIGFRDDRFILTVDYYNNNIDGLIRAVNTSLTTGFGSVSQNVGAMVNKGWEFTIKGDILKYKDFSWNSNFNIALNKNVITRLPQGTLERNDMFYLKEGYSFNNYYLKEFAGVDPQTGSPLYYTDGGHSATTTDISKATYVVLNKQSVPKYMGGFSNVFTYKGISLGVDFNYNLGYWVYGASDIYFTSGAYYTYNKYQFIYDRRWTTPGQQTDVPKFSTTTDNSVSTYRLYRGDHIRLQNISIGYDFSHMPLAKRLGVNKLYVYGRGTNLWTKTFDDRLPFDPEVSYSGFDYQNMLKYKTFTFGINVGF, from the coding sequence ATGGTTTTCAACATCCATACCAGGAGCAATACTGACACGTTCAGGCCTGGTATCCTGAGATTGTCACTCACGGCAGCGCTCTCCCTGTTCCTGTTATTGCTATGCCATTCCCGCGCGCTGGCCTCCACCGACACACTACGTGTAACCGGCACCGTTACCGACAGCACCGGCACGCCCATGCCGGGCGTACTGGTAAAAGTGAACGGATCTTCACAGGCCACCACCACCGATGCCACTGGCCACTTCGTACTAAAACAGGTGCCGGCAGGCGCCACCATCCTCTTCAGCATGATGGGTTATCTGCCTCAGGAAATAAAAGCGGGCAGTCAGCCGCTGTATATCCGCCTGCGGCCCGGCGTCCGGCAACTCGACGAGGTAATAGTCACCGACGGCTACCGCGTCACCACCCGTGCCGCCAACACCAGCGCCATAGGCACTATCAGCGGCCAGGCACTGGAAAACAAACCCTTCTCCACCGTCATGCAGAGCATGCAAGGCAAAATAGCAGGCCTCTCGGCGCCGCTCACCAGCGGTCAGCCCGGCGCCAACGTCAACATCCGCATCAGGGGCGTAGGTTCGCTCTCCCTCTCCTCCGATCCGCTGATCGTGGTAGACGGCATGATCGTCAACTCCGGCCAGCTCTCCGGCGCCGTCACCACTTCCAACGCGCTCGCCGGCATCAACCAGAATGATATCGAGAGCATCGACGTATTAAAAGATGCCGCCGCCACCGCACTGTACGGCTCCCGCGGAAGCACCGGTGTTATCGTCATCACCACCAAAAGAGGCAGGACGGGAAAAACACAGGTCAGGGCCGACGCCGAAGGCGGCATCGCCAGCCAGATACCCCTCCCCCATGCAGGCAGACCGCTGAACGCCGCGCAATACGCAGAACTGTTCCGCGAAAGCCTCCGCAATTCCGGTTACACCGATGCACAGACCAATGACCTCGCCGATAAATATGGCCTCAACAGCGGTAAAAGCAACGACTGGTACGACCTCGTTACCCGCACCGGCCGCCAGCAACAATACAATGTAAGCCTCAACAGCGGCACCGAAAAAACAAAACTGTTTGCCTCCGCCGGCTACTTCAATCAACAGGCCACTACCATCGGGGCCGACTTCAAACGGGTGTCCGGCCTGATCAACTTCGACCATCAGATCAACAAACGTTTCTCCCTATCGGCCGGCGTCAATATCTCCAACGTAGACCAGAACACGCCTTACAGCACCCAGTACTCCGGCAATCCCACCTGGGCCGCAAGAGCGCTACGCCCTTACCAGCTGGCCTATAACGCCGACGGCTCCATCAACACCAGCACCGCCGGCAACACGAATTTCCCGGGCATTTACAATCCCTTATGGATCGCTAAAAACGATAGCAAACGCCTGTCTGAAACAAGAATGCTCGGCAACGCCAAACTGAAATGGAACATCTGGGACAAGCTCGTCTACACCAGCTATTTCAGCATCGATTACAACACACTGGAAGAAACCATCTTCCTGAACCCGGTCATGGGCGATGGCGTATCTGCCGGCGGTACCAGCAAAAACTATTATTCACGCTATACCAACTGGCTTACCCGTAACCAGCTGGACTACCGCTACGATATCCCCGGATATGACAATTTCTACGTGACCGCCTCCGTAGGCTATGAAGCGCAGAAATCAAAAAAATACCTGCTGGCCGCAGTAGGCAGCGGATTCCCTTCCGCACATGAAGACCTGACCGCACTGAGTAACGCCGCCACGGCGACAGGCGCCTATGGCCAGTTCAGCAACTACGCCTTCACCTCTTTATATTCCAGCGCCGGCATCAACTACCGCAACAAATATGCGCTCAACGGCTCTTACAGAAGGGACGGCTCTTCCCGGTTCCCGCCCAACAACCGCAACGCCGGCTTCTATTCCATCGGCGGCACCTGGAACGTGCATGAAGAAAATTTCTTCCAGCAGCAACAAATATTGTCATCGCTGAAAATCCGCTCCTCCTATGGCACCACCGGCAATGCCAATCTTGGTAACTATGACTGGATGCCGCAGGCCAACTACAGCAGTTCGTATAGCTATGCCGGTTATAACGGCAGCCAGTATTCCATTATCGGCAACACTGATCTGCGCTGGGAAACCTCTAAAAAGTTTGATGCCGGCGTCGACATCGGCTTCCGGGACGATCGTTTTATTCTGACCGTGGATTATTATAACAATAACATCGATGGCCTCATCCGTGCCGTGAACACCTCGCTGACCACCGGTTTCGGATCTGTAAGCCAGAACGTGGGGGCCATGGTCAACAAAGGCTGGGAATTCACCATCAAAGGAGACATCCTGAAATACAAGGACTTCAGCTGGAACAGTAATTTTAACATCGCGCTCAACAAAAACGTAATCACCCGCCTGCCACAGGGAACACTGGAGCGCAACGACATGTTCTATCTTAAGGAAGGGTACAGTTTCAACAACTATTACCTGAAAGAATTCGCCGGTGTAGACCCGCAAACCGGCAGCCCGCTGTATTATACCGATGGCGGACATTCCGCCACCACCACCGATATCTCCAAGGCCACATACGTAGTGCTCAACAAACAATCCGTTCCCAAATACATGGGCGGCTTCAGCAATGTATTTACCTACAAAGGGATCAGCCTCGGTGTGGATTTCAACTATAATCTCGGCTACTGGGTATACGGCGCGTCCGACATTTACTTCACCTCCGGTGCTTACTATACCTACAACAAATACCAATTTATCTACGACAGACGCTGGACTACGCCCGGCCAACAAACAGACGTGCCCAAATTCAGTACCACCACCGACAATTCCGTGAGCACCTACCGCCTGTACCGCGGCGATCATATCCGTTTGCAGAACATCAGCATTGGCTATGATTTCAGCCACATGCCGCTGGCCAAACGATTGGGCGTTAACAAGCTGTATGTGTATGGCAGGGGCACTAACCTGTGGACCAAAACTTTCGACGATCGTCTGCCTTTTGATCCTGAAGTCAGCTATTCCGGCTTCGACTATCAGAACATGCTGAAATACAAAACTTTCACCTTCGGGATTAACGTAGGATTTTAA
- a CDS encoding FecR domain-containing protein — translation MEQARLKALLQRHLDNSLPPEELKELIAALQQDTHQNTFLQELQQALAGGAYATPTDAERKDVIFRNILQEAEEQEVALLLPPAKRRISLWKAAVAAMMIILAGVAAYFTLSHRLAGHRPALAHGDVQPGGNKARLLLADGSYVTLDSTNKGALAQQGNATVLQTGGGQLAYNGSNTNDKDIVYNTVFTPRGGQFRIVLPDGTKVWLNAASSLRFPTTFPANERRVEVNGEAYFEVVQRESSPFKVMARGTEVTVLGTNFNVNAYTDEASVNTTLLEGRVRVAHQAHAVTLVPGQQAQVKEDIRILEQIDTDALLAWKNGRFSCNDIPLEAIMRQISRWYDVQVVFKDNITDTYSIEISRDVPLSKLLQFLELSGGVHFEVNEKTIIVKK, via the coding sequence ATGGAACAGGCACGTTTGAAAGCACTGCTGCAGCGCCATCTTGACAATTCCCTTCCGCCGGAGGAGCTGAAGGAACTGATCGCTGCACTGCAACAGGACACACACCAGAACACATTTTTGCAGGAGCTGCAACAGGCGCTGGCTGGCGGCGCTTATGCCACGCCCACTGATGCGGAAAGGAAGGATGTTATTTTCCGCAACATCCTCCAGGAAGCGGAGGAGCAGGAAGTTGCCTTGCTATTGCCACCGGCGAAGCGCCGCATCTCCCTGTGGAAAGCGGCCGTGGCGGCTATGATGATCATACTGGCAGGAGTGGCTGCCTACTTTACCCTAAGCCACCGGCTGGCGGGCCATCGGCCGGCGCTGGCGCATGGGGATGTGCAGCCAGGCGGCAACAAAGCCCGGCTGCTCCTCGCTGACGGCAGTTACGTTACCCTCGACAGTACCAACAAAGGTGCCCTGGCACAACAGGGCAATGCTACCGTATTACAAACAGGCGGTGGTCAACTGGCCTACAACGGCAGCAATACCAACGATAAAGACATTGTATACAATACTGTTTTCACGCCCCGTGGCGGCCAGTTCCGCATCGTATTGCCGGACGGTACCAAAGTATGGCTTAATGCCGCCTCATCACTGCGTTTCCCGACTACTTTCCCGGCCAATGAACGCCGCGTGGAAGTGAACGGGGAAGCCTATTTCGAAGTGGTGCAACGGGAATCATCTCCGTTTAAAGTGATGGCGCGGGGCACGGAAGTAACCGTGCTGGGCACAAATTTTAACGTGAACGCCTACACTGACGAAGCGTCCGTTAATACCACGCTGCTGGAAGGCCGTGTACGCGTAGCCCATCAGGCGCACGCTGTGACCCTTGTGCCTGGCCAACAGGCGCAGGTAAAAGAAGATATCCGCATATTGGAACAGATAGATACCGATGCGCTCCTGGCCTGGAAAAACGGGCGCTTCTCCTGTAATGATATTCCACTGGAAGCCATCATGCGGCAGATCAGCAGATGGTACGATGTACAGGTGGTTTTTAAAGACAATATTACCGATACCTATAGCATAGAAATTTCCAGGGACGTACCCCTGTCTAAACTGCTGCAATTCCTGGAATTGAGCGGGGGCGTACATTTTGAAGTCAATGAAAAAACAATTATCGTAAAAAAATAA
- a CDS encoding methyltransferase domain-containing protein produces the protein MNEITASPTWYVNDAAFDWLYPQRIQQLSRRHWTPVEVARKAARFLATGLGDRILDVGSGVGKFCLIGGHHYPESTFYGIEQRKELHNFARSAQRLTGVGNAQFIHGNVTQIDFDDFDHFYFYNAFFENLAEDGHIDQDTEYSASLYHYYCRQMFQGLAHKPGGTRVVTFHSLEDEIPPTYQLVDASVDFLLKMWVKRS, from the coding sequence ATGAATGAAATAACCGCAAGCCCGACGTGGTATGTAAATGACGCAGCTTTTGACTGGCTGTACCCTCAACGAATCCAGCAATTATCAAGACGGCACTGGACACCGGTGGAAGTAGCACGCAAAGCAGCCCGCTTTCTGGCTACAGGCCTGGGCGACCGCATCCTCGATGTAGGCAGCGGCGTAGGCAAATTCTGCCTGATAGGCGGCCATCACTACCCGGAAAGCACTTTCTACGGCATCGAACAACGTAAAGAACTGCATAACTTCGCCCGTTCCGCGCAACGGCTGACAGGTGTGGGAAACGCACAGTTTATCCATGGAAACGTTACCCAGATAGACTTTGACGATTTCGACCACTTTTACTTTTACAACGCGTTTTTTGAGAACCTGGCCGAAGACGGCCATATCGATCAGGACACGGAATACTCCGCCAGCCTGTATCATTACTATTGCCGGCAAATGTTCCAGGGACTGGCCCATAAGCCGGGCGGCACCAGGGTGGTCACCTTTCACAGCCTCGAAGACGAAATACCGCCAACTTATCAGCTGGTAGACGCCAGCGTGGACTTCCTGCTGAAAATGTGGGTAAAACGATCTTAA
- a CDS encoding RNA polymerase sigma factor produces MPTVLLYDDTALFKKVAQGDETAFRTLFDRYWDTVHGVALALTKSATTAEEMAQDVFVKLWLKRDKLAAVANFEGYLFMLARNHIFNSFRKKIQLTSFTDHLLEYAASHMAAAGTPDERLLYNELETLVAQAVNQMPPQQRSVYCMSRQQGLSQEEIADALHISRHTVKSHMNKALHLIRNYLREHATIEMLLLFYFMAMNAR; encoded by the coding sequence TTGCCAACCGTCCTACTATATGATGATACGGCCCTTTTTAAAAAGGTGGCCCAGGGTGATGAAACGGCTTTCCGAACACTCTTCGACCGATATTGGGATACCGTGCACGGGGTTGCTTTGGCGTTGACCAAATCGGCCACCACGGCAGAAGAGATGGCGCAGGACGTTTTCGTGAAGTTATGGCTGAAAAGGGATAAACTGGCGGCAGTAGCCAATTTCGAAGGCTATCTGTTCATGCTGGCGCGTAACCATATCTTCAACTCTTTCCGCAAAAAAATACAGCTCACTTCTTTTACCGATCACCTGTTGGAATATGCCGCCAGCCATATGGCCGCCGCCGGTACGCCGGACGAACGGTTGTTATACAATGAACTGGAAACGCTGGTGGCGCAGGCGGTAAACCAAATGCCGCCACAACAACGTTCTGTATATTGTATGAGCCGCCAGCAGGGCCTTAGCCAGGAGGAGATCGCAGACGCCCTGCATATTTCCCGGCATACCGTTAAAAGTCATATGAACAAAGCACTGCACCTGATCCGCAACTACCTGCGGGAACATGCTACCATCGAAATGCTGCTTCTCTTTTATTTTATGGCAATGAATGCCCGTTGA
- a CDS encoding YoaK family protein: protein MLRHTGRKRNYKHNLRLAVLLCFTAGMVNAAGLFAFAVLTTNVTGHAALLAHKLATGDFRAARMVALWLLLFLAGAFFSSVFTGKTGPFRRWGYIIPILCEMFILILVGTFGHTYRQSILQTEYFAGSLLFAMGMQNALVSTISGYVVRTTHLTGMFTDLGIDLHTLLFNPASRNTDVRKKIILRLVIIFFFLGGGIVGGFAFLRLSYYTFYLPAGVLLIAMFYDLFRVRLRKMVRRIQAPAAA, encoded by the coding sequence ATGTTGCGCCACACCGGAAGAAAAAGAAATTACAAACATAACCTACGACTGGCGGTACTACTGTGTTTTACTGCAGGGATGGTAAATGCGGCGGGGCTTTTCGCTTTCGCCGTGCTTACCACCAATGTGACCGGGCACGCCGCGCTGCTGGCCCACAAGCTGGCCACCGGCGATTTCAGGGCGGCCCGGATGGTGGCGTTATGGTTGTTGCTTTTTCTGGCAGGCGCTTTTTTCTCCAGCGTTTTTACCGGTAAAACCGGGCCTTTCAGACGATGGGGTTATATCATCCCCATTCTTTGCGAAATGTTTATCCTTATACTGGTAGGCACATTCGGGCATACCTACCGCCAAAGCATTCTTCAAACGGAGTACTTTGCGGGCAGCCTGCTCTTTGCGATGGGTATGCAGAATGCGCTGGTATCCACTATTTCGGGGTATGTGGTACGTACCACGCACCTGACAGGCATGTTCACCGATCTTGGAATCGATCTCCATACCTTGTTGTTTAATCCGGCATCCCGCAATACGGATGTCCGGAAAAAAATTATTCTCCGGCTGGTCATCATTTTCTTTTTCCTGGGAGGAGGTATTGTAGGCGGGTTTGCTTTTCTCCGGTTGTCTTATTATACTTTCTATCTACCTGCCGGTGTGCTGCTGATAGCGATGTTTTATGACCTGTTCCGCGTGCGGCTGAGGAAGATGGTGCGGCGCATACAGGCGCCTGCAGCGGCTTAG
- a CDS encoding Crp/Fnr family transcriptional regulator, giving the protein MLVLVAMSKGVFPIDQWDFRSESVLMDLPQEVYDRLMVHKTERVYEQHEILFREGAFPSGIFYIVRGKVKKYKANREGKEQIVNLAHTGQLVGYHAVLSEERYPDTAAALEKSTIAFIPKEDFLNALDHSPLLTTRLLTTLSHEFAVLVNNLTMFAQKSVRERLALQLLIMREKFRDDIINLNREDLANLVGTARENVIRALAAFREEGMVETKGRKIIIRDVDKLMAIASAP; this is encoded by the coding sequence ATGCTAGTTTTGGTCGCAATGAGCAAAGGTGTCTTTCCGATAGACCAGTGGGATTTCAGAAGTGAATCCGTGTTGATGGACCTCCCACAGGAGGTGTACGACCGCCTGATGGTCCACAAGACAGAGCGGGTATATGAACAGCATGAAATCCTTTTCCGGGAAGGAGCTTTCCCTTCCGGGATATTTTATATTGTCAGGGGGAAGGTAAAAAAATACAAAGCCAACAGGGAAGGGAAAGAACAGATTGTTAACCTGGCCCATACCGGTCAACTGGTGGGCTATCATGCTGTTCTCTCTGAAGAACGTTACCCGGATACGGCCGCTGCGCTGGAAAAAAGCACGATCGCTTTTATACCGAAGGAAGATTTCCTCAATGCGCTGGACCATTCGCCACTGCTGACAACCCGGTTGCTGACTACCCTGAGCCATGAATTTGCAGTATTGGTCAATAACCTCACCATGTTCGCCCAAAAGTCGGTCAGGGAGCGGTTGGCGCTGCAGCTGCTGATCATGCGGGAAAAGTTCCGGGACGACATCATTAACCTGAACAGGGAAGACCTGGCCAACCTGGTTGGCACGGCCCGTGAGAATGTGATCCGCGCGCTGGCGGCTTTCAGGGAAGAAGGCATGGTGGAAACAAAAGGCCGCAAAATTATCATCCGGGATGTGGACAAACTGATGGCAATCGCCAGCGCCCCGTGA
- a CDS encoding Crp/Fnr family transcriptional regulator, protein MSLSGLFPIDKWNFRSRSVLSNLPEEEHAALASLMTTQRYNKGEVIFREAAPAFGIYYIQKGKVKKYRVDKEGKEQIIYVANTGELVGYHAILAGGRYPDSAATLEESIIAFIPKDDFLQLLNRSGTLARRLLKTLSHEFTVLTNSISAFTHRSVQERLAITLIVLREKFKDETPAGEDILIQIPRTDLANMVGTGVENVTRFLSAFKQAGVLTIAGKKICITDVKKLVEISGCGEPLSS, encoded by the coding sequence ATGAGTTTATCTGGCCTGTTTCCTATTGATAAATGGAATTTCCGCTCCCGGTCGGTGTTAAGCAACCTGCCGGAAGAGGAACATGCTGCCCTTGCCTCACTAATGACCACCCAACGTTATAACAAGGGAGAAGTGATATTCCGCGAAGCCGCGCCAGCCTTTGGTATCTACTATATTCAAAAAGGGAAAGTCAAAAAATACCGGGTCGATAAAGAAGGAAAAGAGCAGATCATTTATGTGGCCAATACCGGTGAACTGGTAGGATATCACGCCATCCTGGCTGGAGGCAGGTATCCCGACTCTGCCGCTACTCTGGAAGAGAGCATCATTGCTTTTATACCGAAAGATGATTTTCTGCAACTGCTGAACCGGTCCGGCACCCTCGCACGGCGCCTGCTGAAAACGCTGAGCCATGAGTTTACCGTGCTCACCAACAGTATTTCCGCTTTCACCCACCGGTCTGTACAGGAGCGGTTAGCCATTACCCTGATAGTTTTACGGGAGAAGTTTAAGGACGAGACCCCGGCAGGCGAAGACATCCTGATACAGATACCCCGCACCGATCTTGCCAACATGGTAGGTACCGGCGTTGAAAATGTGACCCGCTTTTTATCAGCGTTCAAACAAGCCGGCGTGCTTACTATTGCCGGCAAGAAAATCTGCATCACCGACGTGAAAAAGCTGGTAGAGATTTCCGGTTGCGGAGAACCGTTATCATCCTGA